The sequence ACGGCAACTCCGTCGATCAGAACGGAATAGTAATGAAAGCCCCGGCTGATCGAATCGGTGGTGGCAGTCCAGAACCCGGCGGTGTCTTTCACCATGTCGTACTTCTTACCCAGATCGACCTGCACCTTTTGGGCATCGGGTGCTTTCACGCGGAACACAACGCGGTTGTCGGGCAGAATTTGCGGGTATTTGGCGTTACGAATGTTGGTCGCAGCGGGTGTGCCCAACACGCTGTATTTGGTCAGCGATGAGTTGTCTACCGGCTTGAACAGGAACTGGGAGAACATGTACAGGCCGTTTTTCCAGACTTTGAAATCGTGCCCGCCTGCTTCGACATAGTAGATGTGCGGTACGCTGTTCTGGTACAGGTAGTCGTGGGTACGTTTGCTGAACGTGATCAGCCCATCGGCGTCTCCGCACGAAATCCAGAGGAGCTTGAGTTTCTGTTTGGCGTCGACAGGATTCGGCACGAGCTCCTGCGGGGTTTTTGTGTTGGGGGCCGACGAAAAGCCACCCACCCAGGCAAACTTGTCCAGGTTACCCAGCCCGAAATTCAGCGACTGCCCGCCCCCCATCGAGAGGCCCGCAATGGCGCGGTGTTCGCGGTCGGTCAGGGTCGGGTACTTCTTCTCGACAAACGGAATGAGGTCGGTCAGCAGGTCTTTCTCGAACGTGGCGAAGGCTTCGACCTTGTCTTTATCGAAGACGTTTCCAACGGCCCGGTCGTCTTTCATGGCGCGGCCGTTGGGCATCACCACGATCATGGGCTGGAGCTTGTTCTCGGCGTAGAGATTGTCCAGAATGACCTGTGGATTACCACCTTTCAGCCATTCTTTTTCATCGCCCCCAATGCCGTGCAGCAGGTACAGCACGGGGTATTTCGTCTTTTTGGAATAGCCCGGTGGCGTGTACACCAGCGCCTTACGGGTGGTGCCTACGGTTTTCGACGGGTAACTGATCGAATCCAGTTTACCCGTGGCGATGCCCGAACGTACCTGATCGAAGCCTTTCGGCATTTCCTTGTCGGCGGGTTGGGCGTGACTGGTACCACCGAGCACGCAGATTGCTGTCGCTAGTAAGAGGAGTCGTTTCATTGATAGCATATTAAGTGATTGCAATTGGTTTTTTTGTCATCCCGACGACAGGAGGGATCTTCGGGTAAGGCTAAAAACCTCCGGCTACCGAAGATCCCTCGTGCCTCGGGATGACAAAGACCCAGGATGACAAAAGGCAGAAGGATGACAAAAAAGGCTTACTTCTTAAAAATTAAGCTGGCATACTGCCGTAGCGACCGGCGCCAGGTTTGCCACTCGTGCAACGTACCCGGCGACTCGTAATACACGTGTTTGATACCCGCTTTGTCGAGCGCCTCATGGAAGCCTTTGACGCCCGCGTACATGCGCTCCGGCTCCTTCGTGCCGATGCTCACATACACCAGCTTCATCTTCT comes from Fibrella aestuarina BUZ 2 and encodes:
- a CDS encoding alpha/beta hydrolase-fold protein → MKRLLLLATAICVLGGTSHAQPADKEMPKGFDQVRSGIATGKLDSISYPSKTVGTTRKALVYTPPGYSKKTKYPVLYLLHGIGGDEKEWLKGGNPQVILDNLYAENKLQPMIVVMPNGRAMKDDRAVGNVFDKDKVEAFATFEKDLLTDLIPFVEKKYPTLTDREHRAIAGLSMGGGQSLNFGLGNLDKFAWVGGFSSAPNTKTPQELVPNPVDAKQKLKLLWISCGDADGLITFSKRTHDYLYQNSVPHIYYVEAGGHDFKVWKNGLYMFSQFLFKPVDNSSLTKYSVLGTPAATNIRNAKYPQILPDNRVVFRVKAPDAQKVQVDLGKKYDMVKDTAGFWTATTDSISRGFHYYSVLIDGVAVVDPASETFYGMGRQASGIEIPDKDGAFYAMKDVPHGDIRIKRYLSKAANSWREMYVYTPPGYDKSTNKYPVLYLLHGGGEDQRGWATQGKTDMILDNLIAEGKAKPMIIAMLDGNVSAGGLAGFNENVLKAFENELKLAAIPFVESNFRVETDAKNRALAGLSMGGLQTLYAGIKNTNLFSNLGVFSSGWFANNPKLTDPQYAFMKDNASTINSNLQHLWISMGGKEDIAYQNCQLMMKKFDELGVKYSYSEYAGGHTWPVWRHDLFQFSQVLFN